GAAGTGCCGCACTTTGAGAGCCGATTTTAGTGACTGGATAGAAAAGTACTTCTGTCTTTTTTATGACATTAATGGCTTTTAGCGTCACCAGCTCCGGATCTCCCGGACCAACGCCAATGCCGGTTAAGATTCCTTTCATTGGCCTTCTTCCTTTCTATGGATTACGTGTCTGTGGGTTGCGTGGCAGGGAGAAGATCGGCACAAAAGATGGTCACCGGATTCTCTGCCTGAGCCATCATGTATCCAGCTCTGGGAACATACCTGGTAATACCGGTTTGCAGGATCTTCAGGTTGGTAAAGGGCGATGACTGAAGCCTTATTTTTGCCTGAGTCATGGTTTCCAGGGTGACGGCTGTTATAAGGATTTTTCCGCCTGGCTTCATTTTTTCAGGAAGCTGGTTCAGAATTTCTTCCAAGGCACCGCCGGCACCGCCTATAAACACCCGGTCCATTAGGGGTAAGTCTTTTATTTCTTTTTCGCCTCGTCCTTCTATTAAGGTGACGTTTTTGATGGCAAACCGTTGAAGGTTTTCTCTGGTCAGTTCAAGGGCTTCCCTTTTTTGCTCTAAGGCCAATACCTGACCAGACCTGTTCATTCTTGCCATTTCCACTGTTACGGATCCACTGCCACAGCCTAGATCTAACAGGGTCATGCCGGGATGAATCTGTAGCATCGCCAGAAGGGTCCACCGAATTTCCTGCTTAGTCATCGGTGCTTTGCCCCGAAGAAAGGCTTCATCCGGAAGGCCTGGTGAGGGAATCCATTGCCAATTTTCGATGTTGCAAGTGTT
Above is a window of Tindallia californiensis DNA encoding:
- the cbiT gene encoding precorrin-6Y C5,15-methyltransferase (decarboxylating) subunit CbiT, which gives rise to MTQQLSNTCNIENWQWIPSPGLPDEAFLRGKAPMTKQEIRWTLLAMLQIHPGMTLLDLGCGSGSVTVEMARMNRSGQVLALEQKREALELTRENLQRFAIKNVTLIEGRGEKEIKDLPLMDRVFIGGAGGALEEILNQLPEKMKPGGKILITAVTLETMTQAKIRLQSSPFTNLKILQTGITRYVPRAGYMMAQAENPVTIFCADLLPATQPTDT